The Brevibacillus choshinensis genome includes the window TACTACGCTTCGACCGGCTCCTTCAAAAGAACTTCATTCAGAAGCTTTTTGCAACGCAAATACCTCAGCATCAGCTTTCTGCATGGCTGTGGTATTACTTTCCGCTTCAGCGCGGTCGGCCAACTTTGAGCATGCCTCGATAGAGGTTTTCTTATGAGAGGATAAGGGAAGGGAACTATGATTACCGGCATTGATGAGATAGTAAAAAAAGCTAGCACGTATTTATCACAAGCGGATATAGATCTGATTACACGAGCGTATCAGCTGGCGGAAAAAGCGCATGAAGGCCAGGTGAGAAAATCTGGTGTTCCTTACATCATGCACCCGATAGCCGTAGCGGGCATTCTCGCTAATCTGCACATGGATGCAGTGACGATTGCAGCGGGCTTTTTGCATGACGTAGTGGAAGACACGGAGATTACTCTAGATTACCTCCGGGAGCAGTTTGGAACGGATGTAGCCCTTCTGGTAGACGGCGTAACGAAGCTGGAAAAAATTAAATACAAGTCCAAAGAAGAGCAGCTCGCGGAGAACCACCGTAAGATGCTGATTGCTATGGCTCAGGACATCCGGGTCATCATGATCAAGCTGGCAGACCGTTTGCACAACATGCGAACGCTGCGTCACATGTCAGAGGAGAAACAACGGGAAATTTCCGATGAGACACTGGAGATTTTCGCACCGCTGGCACACCGACTCGGGATCGCCTCTGTCAAATGGGAGCTGGAGGATACATCGCTTCGTTATTTGAATCCCCAGCAGTATTACCGGATCGTCAACCTGATGCAGAAGAAACGGGTAGAGCGTGAAGCTTATCTAAACGAAGCCTCCGATACCATCCGCGAGAAATTGGGCGAGCTGAATATTGAGGCAGAGATTTCCGGCAGGCCGAAGCACATCTACAGCATCTATAAAAAGATGACCAAGCAAAACAAGCAGTTCAACGAGATCTATGACCTGCTGGCGCTGCGCATCATCGTGAATGACATCCGCGACTGTTATGCAGTACTCGGGATCGTTCACACCTTGTGGAAGCCGATGCCAGGCCGCTTCAAGGACTATATCGCGATGCCAAAGACGAACATGTATCAGTCTTTGCATACGACGGTGATTGGTCCAAAAGGCGAGCCGCTGGAAGTGCAAATTCGCACATGGGATATGCATCAGACAGCCGAGATCGGGATCGCGGCCCACTGGGCTTACAAGGAAGGCAAGAGTGTCGTTCAGGGATCGTTCGCTGAAAAGCTGGGCAATCTGCGTGAGATGATCGAAGGTGGCTCTGAAGAAGCGCCTAATGCGCAAGAGTTCATGGAAAGTCTCAAACAGGATCTGTTCTCGGATACGGTTTTCGTCTTTACACCAAAAGGAGACGTGGTGGAGCTTCCAAAAGGCTCTGTACCGCTGGACTTCTCCTATCGCATTCACTCGGCCGTCGGTAATCGTACGATCGGAGCAAAAGTGAACGGCAAGATCGTACCGCTCGATTATGCGATGAAAACGGGCGATATTATTGAGATTTTGACCTCCAAGCATTCGTACGGACCTAGCCAGGACTGGCTGAAAATGGCGAAGTCGGCGCATGCCCGTAATAAAATCAAGCAATGGTTCAAGAAAGAGAAGCGGGAAGAAAACGTCGCCAAAGGTCAGCAGATGGTTGAGGCAGAGGTCAAGGCCCGTAGCTTTGACATCAAGGATGCGATGACGGAGACCAACCTGAAGGAAGCAGCAGCTCGCTTTAACTTCCAAGGTGCCGAAGATATGTTTGCAGCGGTAGGCTATGGTGGGATTACGGCTTCGCAAATTGTCACGCGTCTGGTCGACAAGCTGCGCCGTGAACGGGAAGAGCAAAATCCGGTCATTCCCGAATACAAGCCAAATCCTGCCCAGCATGCAGGAAAAAGCGAATCTGGGGTCAAAGTGCGCGGCGTAGACAACCTGTTGGTGCGTATATCTCGTTGCTGTACGCCGGTCCCTGGTGACCAGATCATCGGGTTCATCACGAGAGGTCGCGGTGTGTCCGTGCACAGGCTGGACTGCCCGAACGTGCTGACAGATGAATGCTCGGAACGATTGATCGACGTCGAATGGGACACTGACTTCAAGCACAACTTTAACGTGGAAATCGAAATTACAGGTAATGATCGGAGTGGCCTCTTAAACGATGTCCTTCAAGTTGTAGCAGAGACCAAGACGAACATCGCCGCAGTGAGTGGCAAAGCGGACAAAAACCGAGTAGCGACGATTCACATGACCATTTCCATCAGCAATGTGGATCATCTGCAAAAGGTTGTGGAGCGCATCAAGCGCATCAAGGATATTTATTCGGTTCGCCGGATTCTGAGCACCTGATCCTACGTGGATTGGGTGTTCTTGTTTACCTATGAGTATTAGTTGCGTGAGAGAAAGGAATGGACAAACGATGAGAGTAGTCGTTCAACGAACTCGGGAAGCGAGTGTAACAGTAGCAGGGGAAGTGGTAGGACAGATCGAGCACGGGTTGATGCTGCTCGTAGGAATTACCCATGAGGACGGCGAAAAAGAAGTGGAATTCGTCGCAGATAAAATTGCCAACCTACGCATCTTTGAAGACGACGAAGGCAAAATGAATCATTCCGTTTTGGAGACGGGTGGACAGATCCTATCTGTGTCTCAATTTACGCTTTACGGTGACTGCCGCAAAGGAAGACGCCCCAATTTCATGGCGGCGGCAAGACCTGAGCATGCAGAGCCTTTGTACGAGCTTTTTAACAAAAAGCTGCGGGAAAAAGGACTGCAAGTAGAGACCGGACGCTTTGGAGCGATGATGGATGTGCGCTTGCTCAATGACGGACCTGTTACACTGATTGTCGAGTCGTAAATCAGACAGGGGTGTGTGGACGTGGGACGTGAAGCTTTCATCAACACCTGATCGGTTTACCCTTTTGATCTGGATTATCAAGACACCACAGCCCTGCAGCAAGCGATGTCGCAGCTGCGATCAGAGCGTGGCCCAATTGATGTGGCCGTGACGTGGATACACAATACGGCACCAGAAGCGCTGTCGGTCATTCAACACGAATTTGCCTATCAAGCAGAGGAATGGCGACTGTACCATGTGTGCGGAAGTCGAGCTTGGATCAAACCACCCTTCGTAGAAGAGGTGGATTCTTGCTTGTATCGACGGATCATTCTCGGCTTTGTATGGGAAGAGCCAGTCGCTCGCTGGTTGACAAACGACGAGATCGCCTGTGGAGTAATTCGTGCGATTGAAACCGATCAGCCTCAGTCTATCATTGGTGAAGTCGAACCGTGGGAGCGACGCCCCGGTTACTAATGAGGAAACTACATAGATGTAAAAGTAAAAAAGAACGCGGGAAGGTTCCTGCGTTTGAAGTGCACCCCTTATAGTGGACATTGGAAAAAACACGAGTGTTTTAAACCGATGATTCCTATAGGGGGTGTTTTTCGTTATGGCAAAAATGGGGCAAAAGTTTACGAATTATAGTCATGAAATCAAGATGGAAGCAATTCGCTTGTACATGGAGGAAGGATGGTCTAATCGAAAGATAATGGAACATCTAGGGATCCCAGACAGAGGCCGAGTCACTACATGGACAAAGAAGTTCAAGCAGTTGGGTGAATTCGGCTTATTGGATCAGAGAGGTCGACGTGACGAATACATGGATCAAAATCGATATGTCCAAAAATTAGAGAGGGAGAATTCGATGCTAAAAAAGTGTTTACAAATTTGGATGCGGGAGGTGTCCAAGAGAAGTACAATGCCATCGTGAAATTGACTGAGTGGTACCATGTAACAGAGTTATGTAAGCTATTCGGGGTCTCTAGAAGTGGATTCTATGCTTACAGAAAGCGGAGTTCACAAGACAAAGACCTTGTAATTAAGGAGTTCATTCAAAAGATCTATAGCAAATATGATGGGAAATACGGATATCGTCAAACGCAGCTCTTTCTACTTCAAGACTACAAGATATGGGTTAACCACAAAAAGGTCCTACGCCTCATGCAAGAGATGGGACTACGCTCCCGAGTACGCCGTAAACATCGATGCAACTATGCTTCTTCTATAGGGACACGTGTAGTTGAAAACTTATTGCAACGGAAATTTCATGCCAACTTACCGAATCAAAAGTGGGTTACTGACGTAACCCAATATCGTATCGGAGATACATGGTTGTACCTGTCTGCCGTCAAGGATTTGTTTAATAACGAAATCGTGGCCTACCATCTAGCGCAGCGCAATGACAATGATCTTGTTTTGCAGACTTTCAAGAAAGCCTTTCAAAATAAAGAGGACATGTCTGGACTGATCGTTCACAGCGATCAGGGATTCCAGTACACGTCCTATGCGTATCACGACATGCTGCCAAAGGTTGGAGCCCAAATCAGCATGTCACGCCGAGGCAATTGTTACGACAATGCCTCTATGGAGAGCTTCTTCTCGCATCTCAAAACGGAAGCGCTCTACCCTTATGATATCCGAACAGTAGACGAGGCACAAAGGAGAATTGAGGAATATATCCATTTTTACAACTCTACGAGGCCACAAAGAAAATTAAACAAGCTGACGCCGATTGAGTACCGGCGCCAGCTTGCTGCTTAGCTCTTTTTTTAGTGTCCACTAAATGGGGTCTTGACCAGTTCTTTTTGCTTGTTTTCGTCTTGATTTAACTGCCCTGTGTGCTTTGCGAGGAGAAGTATTGGATAATCCCTTTGTATAAGCCGTCTGCAGCCAGATCCTGCTGCTTCTCAGAGCGTACACGGATCTCTTCGTTGTAGTTGGAGAGGAAACCGATTTCTGTCAGGATAGAAGGAACTGGGTTTTCGCGCAACACGAAGTAATCACCAAAGCGGGATTGCAAGTCTTTGTAGTTGGTCGCTTTAACGAGCTCGTTTTGAACCAGGGAAGCTAGCTTGCTGGAGTTCCCTTGGTTGTAGAAGAAGACGATCGAGCCGTTTGTAGCTGTGTTTGGATGCGTATTGTGGTGGACGCTGACGAAAATATCGGCTTTGTTCACGATAGCGACATCCACCCGTTGCTGCAAGGTCAGCTTACGATCGTCAGGGCGAGTCATGATGACCTTGGCCCCAGCGGATTCAAGCTTGTTTCGTAGCAGGAGAGCTACCTGCAAATTCACCGTCTTTTCCAAGGTAGAAAAGCTCGAGCCTGTGGCACCATTGTCGTTCCCACCGTGTCCTGCGTCGACGACGATGACTTTTCCCACTAACTCATTGGACTTGACGACGGCAGGAACACCGCTGGCAGATACGAGCCAACCTGCGATGTAGCCGGTCGAACCATTGCTCAAGGTCACCTGGAACCAATCGCCTGCTTTGCCTGCAATGGCATATTTTTCGCCGGTCTGTGCGAGCGTGACGACTTCATGCTCAGTGCCAGGTCCGGAGCGGACATTCGTATCAGGATTAATAATAGTGACGTACGGGCCGCTTGGGGTAGGAGCTGTCGGCTGGGATACGGTGATCAGCCATCCGGCAACCCATCCGGTTTTGCCATCCGGAGCTTGTACACGGTACCATTCCCCTTGCTTTTCCGATATGGTCAATGTGCTTCCTATGGCAAGCGTACCGAGAATAGCGCTCGTCGTATTCGCTTCACTACGCAAATTGAGTCCATCTGTATTTACTTTGGCTGTCTGCTTGGCAGGGGCAGGTGGTATGGGAGAAACCGGTGGCTGTTCTGGCGATCCCGTAGAGCTTGAGTTGCTTCCTGTCCCAGAAGCAGGCAGGGTGGGAACAGCTCCTTCATCTGTAGAAAACCAGGCGTTCACTCCATCGTAAGGAAATTGAATCCAGCCGTTTTGCTGGGTGATGACAGTGACGTTTTCACCTGCGTGCAGCTGACCAATCGCCGGAGTGCTGGCATCGGGAGTCGCATATACGTAAGGTGCGAATTCCAGCGTGAGGCTGGCTCCTTGCACAGCTCCGGGCTTTGAAGGAGTACCCCCTGTATTTGCTGCGGGAGGGGGAGGCGTGTTGGTGCTAGGTACCGGAGTGTTACCT containing:
- a CDS encoding Rossmann-fold NAD(P)-binding domain-containing protein — encoded protein: MSQLRSERGPIDVAVTWIHNTAPEALSVIQHEFAYQAEEWRLYHVCGSRAWIKPPFVEEVDSCLYRRIILGFVWEEPVARWLTNDEIACGVIRAIETDQPQSIIGEVEPWERRPGY
- a CDS encoding helix-turn-helix domain-containing protein — encoded protein: MEAIRLYMEEGWSNRKIMEHLGIPDRGRVTTWTKKFKQLGEFGLLDQRGRRDEYMDQNRYVQKLERENSMLKKCLQIWMREVSKRSTMPS
- a CDS encoding RelA/SpoT family protein — encoded protein: MITGIDEIVKKASTYLSQADIDLITRAYQLAEKAHEGQVRKSGVPYIMHPIAVAGILANLHMDAVTIAAGFLHDVVEDTEITLDYLREQFGTDVALLVDGVTKLEKIKYKSKEEQLAENHRKMLIAMAQDIRVIMIKLADRLHNMRTLRHMSEEKQREISDETLEIFAPLAHRLGIASVKWELEDTSLRYLNPQQYYRIVNLMQKKRVEREAYLNEASDTIREKLGELNIEAEISGRPKHIYSIYKKMTKQNKQFNEIYDLLALRIIVNDIRDCYAVLGIVHTLWKPMPGRFKDYIAMPKTNMYQSLHTTVIGPKGEPLEVQIRTWDMHQTAEIGIAAHWAYKEGKSVVQGSFAEKLGNLREMIEGGSEEAPNAQEFMESLKQDLFSDTVFVFTPKGDVVELPKGSVPLDFSYRIHSAVGNRTIGAKVNGKIVPLDYAMKTGDIIEILTSKHSYGPSQDWLKMAKSAHARNKIKQWFKKEKREENVAKGQQMVEAEVKARSFDIKDAMTETNLKEAAARFNFQGAEDMFAAVGYGGITASQIVTRLVDKLRREREEQNPVIPEYKPNPAQHAGKSESGVKVRGVDNLLVRISRCCTPVPGDQIIGFITRGRGVSVHRLDCPNVLTDECSERLIDVEWDTDFKHNFNVEIEITGNDRSGLLNDVLQVVAETKTNIAAVSGKADKNRVATIHMTISISNVDHLQKVVERIKRIKDIYSVRRILST
- a CDS encoding IS3 family transposase, whose amino-acid sequence is MKLTEWYHVTELCKLFGVSRSGFYAYRKRSSQDKDLVIKEFIQKIYSKYDGKYGYRQTQLFLLQDYKIWVNHKKVLRLMQEMGLRSRVRRKHRCNYASSIGTRVVENLLQRKFHANLPNQKWVTDVTQYRIGDTWLYLSAVKDLFNNEIVAYHLAQRNDNDLVLQTFKKAFQNKEDMSGLIVHSDQGFQYTSYAYHDMLPKVGAQISMSRRGNCYDNASMESFFSHLKTEALYPYDIRTVDEAQRRIEEYIHFYNSTRPQRKLNKLTPIEYRRQLAA
- the dtd gene encoding D-aminoacyl-tRNA deacylase, whose translation is MRVVVQRTREASVTVAGEVVGQIEHGLMLLVGITHEDGEKEVEFVADKIANLRIFEDDEGKMNHSVLETGGQILSVSQFTLYGDCRKGRRPNFMAAARPEHAEPLYELFNKKLREKGLQVETGRFGAMMDVRLLNDGPVTLIVES
- a CDS encoding SH3 domain-containing protein encodes the protein MVFRQKFLRSLLTIACAVSLPVTTAWAAGSVQVSVDKLNVRSGPSLQDTVVTTLPMKTVLPVITTKNDWIQVKLPNGQSGWVANWLVTAQQTTAPVSQIESTTDNLNVRSGPGQTYAVVQTINPGTRYNIVQKNGDWIQIQLSGQTKGWVASWLVKEGTGGNPASTTPSTGNTPVPSTNTPPPPAANTGGTPSKPGAVQGASLTLEFAPYVYATPDASTPAIGQLHAGENVTVITQQNGWIQFPYDGVNAWFSTDEGAVPTLPASGTGSNSSSTGSPEQPPVSPIPPAPAKQTAKVNTDGLNLRSEANTTSAILGTLAIGSTLTISEKQGEWYRVQAPDGKTGWVAGWLITVSQPTAPTPSGPYVTIINPDTNVRSGPGTEHEVVTLAQTGEKYAIAGKAGDWFQVTLSNGSTGYIAGWLVSASGVPAVVKSNELVGKVIVVDAGHGGNDNGATGSSFSTLEKTVNLQVALLLRNKLESAGAKVIMTRPDDRKLTLQQRVDVAIVNKADIFVSVHHNTHPNTATNGSIVFFYNQGNSSKLASLVQNELVKATNYKDLQSRFGDYFVLRENPVPSILTEIGFLSNYNEEIRVRSEKQQDLAADGLYKGIIQYFSSQSTQGS